The genomic segment ATTTTTTAAGTAAAATAGAGAATATTAGGTAATTTTTTGTCAAGTGCAAAATATGTAGTGCCGAAAAAATTGGGCCTTAGATTTAGTATTAGAGCCAATTTTCAAATTTAGTGGCGAAAATGACTTGTCAACAATATAATCTTTGGAAATACCAATTCTGGCATAGACTGCTACAATAATTCTTTCCCAATCATTACAAACAATACCATATTTGGGAATAACAATCACGGCATTGACTGCGAAAGTTCTTCCTTCCCAACCATTACCAACAACATTGTAGCAGAAAATGGGACAACAAGCTCTGGTTATTATGGCATCTATAATTCAGGAGGCAACCCTGTCATTAATATAACTGTGTCTTCGGAAATGGATATGGTGGAAACAGGAATTATTTTGGTTGCTCTACTGGATTAAAGGACATACAACAAAATTCCCAATTTATAGGAGGAGATGATTTTCATCTTAAAGCTAATTCTCCCTGCATAGATGCTGGTTTGAATACCGCACCCTCTATCTCTTCAACTGATAAGGATGGCAAGATAAGGATATTCAACGGTATTGTTGATATGGGTGCTTATGAGTATCAAGGGGCAGTAGAGCCTCAAATATCAAGCATAGCTCCAAACAAAGGGGGAAATACAGGCGATGTTACAATAAAGATAACAGGAAGGGGGTTTGTGAATGATGCAATTTTAAAGCTGACAAGGATAGGCTATCCCGATATTATTGGAACAATGACATACTATTCAGAGAGCTCCCTCCTTGCCACATTTGACCTTACTGCCAAAACCCCTGGTGTCTGGAATGTGGTTGTTGTAAATTTGGGTCAGAACCTGATACTACAAAATGCATTTACCATTGAGCAAGGCGGTGAGCCAAAGCTTTGGACAAATGTTATAGGAAGGCAAGAGATAAGGGTTGGACAAGAGCAATTATATTGGATAGATGTAGGAAATTCTGGAAATATTGATGCAGAAAATGTATATGTTAGGCTTACAATTCCCACTGGATTTTTGCTTAAGAGGGTTGAGACAAAAGGTGG from the bacterium genome contains:
- a CDS encoding choice-of-anchor Q domain-containing protein — encoded protein: MGGDDFHLKANSPCIDAGLNTAPSISSTDKDGKIRIFNGIVDMGAYEYQGAVEPQISSIAPNKGGNTGDVTIKITGRGFVNDAILKLTRIGYPDIIGTMTYYSESSLLATFDLTAKTPGVWNVVVVNLGQNLILQNAFTIEQGGEPKLWTNVIGRQEIRVGQEQLYWIDVGNSGNIDAENVYVRLTIPTGFLLKRVETKGGYIVWDRDSLLKNIEEGKALYPEDWQGIPDGSITTFLDQSDIFWIPRIRPSETFVFKAVIYAPLTLSSQEHEVQVAIVPVLVAGAKIVGGIVATTYSIFHYLVQK
- a CDS encoding right-handed parallel beta-helix repeat-containing protein; its protein translation is MFGNTNSGIDCYNNSFPIITNNTIFGNNNHGIDCESSSFPTITNNIVAENGTTSSGYYGIYNSGGNPVINITVSSEMDMVETGIILVALLD